In Spinacia oleracea cultivar Varoflay chromosome 5, BTI_SOV_V1, whole genome shotgun sequence, a single window of DNA contains:
- the LOC110794336 gene encoding putative E3 ubiquitin-protein ligase XBAT35 isoform X1, which yields MGQKQSKEKLLYHYVINGDVGGIEFLSKQGTGLEWKDKEGKTPLIVAAKDPGLYDMARTLIELGANVNAFCKGRQGGTPLHYAAKEGLDNTVALLLLHGANAFVKNRENQTPLDVARKNGHNHVVRQIESRICYFAGPIREKFGPGLSDVSAPQSSSTSAVIWVVVVPRSPHNPPRPQKLELVIYSTAQDAEPRKIISLRRSKIKAPRFDQPSPALTIFDKQTKNRYKFSSITYDDKQQLRRLYNACKGISQVMPASAQMMIPETINSSPLHTTSSHITSPAWTTPRIFSPPMTPNNNNNNNIWVHESPRSKLNSAPNRSPTAAAAVSSPVPSAPPINTTSINTPVSDESADFTVCVVCWEAPVEGACIPCGHVSTCMSCLKKIKDNNGVCPVCRGEIDQVVKLYGI from the exons ATGGGGCAAAaacaatcaaaagaaaaattgttGTATCATTATGTTATTAATGGTGATGTTGGTGGTATTGAATTTCTCTCCAAACAAGGCACTGGTCTAGAG TGGAAAGATAAAGAAGGGAAAACTCCCCTGATTGTGGCAGCCAAGGATCCTGGACTCTATGATATGGCTAGAACTCTAATTGAATTGGGTGCTAATGTCAATGCTTTTTGTAAAG GTCGTCAAGGAGGAACACCTCTACATTATGCTGCAAAGGAAGGACTTGATAATACAGTCGCTTTACTTCTTTTACATGGAG CCAATGCCTTTGTCAAGAACAGGGAGAATCAAACTCCACTTGATGTTGCTAGGAAAAATGGCCATAATCATGTTGTTCGACAGATTGAG AGCCGTATTTGCTACTTTGCTGGTCCAATACGCGAAAAATTTGGACCAGGATTGTCTGATGTATCAGCTCCacaatcatcatcaacatcagcAGTAAT TTGGGTTGTTGTAGTACCTCGAAGTCCTCACAATCCTCCAAGACCACAAAAATTAGAACTTGTTATTTACTCAACTGCTCAA GATGCTGAACCTCGAAAAATTATTTCTCTTAGACGGTCTAAAATCAAGGCGCCAAGATTCGATCAACCAAGTCCTGCTCTGACAATTTTCGACAAGCAGACCA AAAATCGATATAAATTCTCATCAATTACCTATGATGACAAGCAGCAACTTCGACGATTGTACAATGCTTGTAAAGGGATCTCTCAG GTTATGCCAGCCTCAGCACAGATGATGATTCCAGAAACTATAAACTCTTCACCACTTCATACAACATCATCCCATATAACTAGTCCTGCATGGACAACACCCAGAATTTTCTCCCCTCCCATGacacccaacaacaacaacaacaacaacatctgGGTACACGAATCACCACGATCGAAACTGAATTCTGCACCTAATAGATCGCctacagcagcagcagcggtTTCTTCCCCTGTTCCCTCAGCTCCCCCAATCAATACTACCAGCATTAATACACCAGTTTCTGATGAATCTGCAGATTTTACTGTGTGTGTAGTTTGCTGGGAAGCTCCGGTTGAAGGAGCGTGCATCCCGTGTGGGCACGTGTCTACGTGTATGTCTTGTTTGAAGAAGATTAAGGATAATAATGGGGTTTGCCCTGTTTGTAGAGGTGAGATTGATCAGGTTGTAAAACTCTATggtatttaa
- the LOC110794336 gene encoding putative E3 ubiquitin-protein ligase XBAT35 isoform X2 produces MGQKQSKEKLLYHYVINGDVGGIEFLSKQGTGLEWKDKEGKTPLIVAAKDPGLYDMARTLIELGANVNAFCKGRQGGTPLHYAAKEGLDNTVALLLLHGGRIKLHLMLLGKMAIIMLFDRLRAVFATLLVQYAKNLDQDCLMYQLHNHHQHQHWVVVVPRSPHNPPRPQKLELVIYSTAQDAEPRKIISLRRSKIKAPRFDQPSPALTIFDKQTKNRYKFSSITYDDKQQLRRLYNACKGISQVMPASAQMMIPETINSSPLHTTSSHITSPAWTTPRIFSPPMTPNNNNNNNIWVHESPRSKLNSAPNRSPTAAAAVSSPVPSAPPINTTSINTPVSDESADFTVCVVCWEAPVEGACIPCGHVSTCMSCLKKIKDNNGVCPVCRGEIDQVVKLYGI; encoded by the exons ATGGGGCAAAaacaatcaaaagaaaaattgttGTATCATTATGTTATTAATGGTGATGTTGGTGGTATTGAATTTCTCTCCAAACAAGGCACTGGTCTAGAG TGGAAAGATAAAGAAGGGAAAACTCCCCTGATTGTGGCAGCCAAGGATCCTGGACTCTATGATATGGCTAGAACTCTAATTGAATTGGGTGCTAATGTCAATGCTTTTTGTAAAG GTCGTCAAGGAGGAACACCTCTACATTATGCTGCAAAGGAAGGACTTGATAATACAGTCGCTTTACTTCTTTTACATGGAG GGAGAATCAAACTCCACTTGATGTTGCTAGGAAAAATGGCCATAATCATGTTGTTCGACAGATTGAG AGCCGTATTTGCTACTTTGCTGGTCCAATACGCGAAAAATTTGGACCAGGATTGTCTGATGTATCAGCTCCacaatcatcatcaacatcagcA TTGGGTTGTTGTAGTACCTCGAAGTCCTCACAATCCTCCAAGACCACAAAAATTAGAACTTGTTATTTACTCAACTGCTCAA GATGCTGAACCTCGAAAAATTATTTCTCTTAGACGGTCTAAAATCAAGGCGCCAAGATTCGATCAACCAAGTCCTGCTCTGACAATTTTCGACAAGCAGACCA AAAATCGATATAAATTCTCATCAATTACCTATGATGACAAGCAGCAACTTCGACGATTGTACAATGCTTGTAAAGGGATCTCTCAG GTTATGCCAGCCTCAGCACAGATGATGATTCCAGAAACTATAAACTCTTCACCACTTCATACAACATCATCCCATATAACTAGTCCTGCATGGACAACACCCAGAATTTTCTCCCCTCCCATGacacccaacaacaacaacaacaacaacatctgGGTACACGAATCACCACGATCGAAACTGAATTCTGCACCTAATAGATCGCctacagcagcagcagcggtTTCTTCCCCTGTTCCCTCAGCTCCCCCAATCAATACTACCAGCATTAATACACCAGTTTCTGATGAATCTGCAGATTTTACTGTGTGTGTAGTTTGCTGGGAAGCTCCGGTTGAAGGAGCGTGCATCCCGTGTGGGCACGTGTCTACGTGTATGTCTTGTTTGAAGAAGATTAAGGATAATAATGGGGTTTGCCCTGTTTGTAGAGGTGAGATTGATCAGGTTGTAAAACTCTATggtatttaa
- the LOC110794336 gene encoding putative E3 ubiquitin-protein ligase XBAT35 isoform X3, translated as MSMLFVKVVKEEHLYIMLQRKDLIIQSLYFFYMEPMPLSRTGRIKLHLMLLGKMAIIMLFDRLRAVFATLLVQYAKNLDQDCLMYQLHNHHQHQHWVVVVPRSPHNPPRPQKLELVIYSTAQDAEPRKIISLRRSKIKAPRFDQPSPALTIFDKQTKNRYKFSSITYDDKQQLRRLYNACKGISQVMPASAQMMIPETINSSPLHTTSSHITSPAWTTPRIFSPPMTPNNNNNNNIWVHESPRSKLNSAPNRSPTAAAAVSSPVPSAPPINTTSINTPVSDESADFTVCVVCWEAPVEGACIPCGHVSTCMSCLKKIKDNNGVCPVCRGEIDQVVKLYGI; from the exons ATGTCAATGCTTTTTGTAAAG GTCGTCAAGGAGGAACACCTCTACATTATGCTGCAAAGGAAGGACTTGATAATACAGTCGCTTTACTTCTTTTACATGGAG CCAATGCCTTTGTCAAGAACAGGGAGAATCAAACTCCACTTGATGTTGCTAGGAAAAATGGCCATAATCATGTTGTTCGACAGATTGAG AGCCGTATTTGCTACTTTGCTGGTCCAATACGCGAAAAATTTGGACCAGGATTGTCTGATGTATCAGCTCCacaatcatcatcaacatcagcA TTGGGTTGTTGTAGTACCTCGAAGTCCTCACAATCCTCCAAGACCACAAAAATTAGAACTTGTTATTTACTCAACTGCTCAA GATGCTGAACCTCGAAAAATTATTTCTCTTAGACGGTCTAAAATCAAGGCGCCAAGATTCGATCAACCAAGTCCTGCTCTGACAATTTTCGACAAGCAGACCA AAAATCGATATAAATTCTCATCAATTACCTATGATGACAAGCAGCAACTTCGACGATTGTACAATGCTTGTAAAGGGATCTCTCAG GTTATGCCAGCCTCAGCACAGATGATGATTCCAGAAACTATAAACTCTTCACCACTTCATACAACATCATCCCATATAACTAGTCCTGCATGGACAACACCCAGAATTTTCTCCCCTCCCATGacacccaacaacaacaacaacaacaacatctgGGTACACGAATCACCACGATCGAAACTGAATTCTGCACCTAATAGATCGCctacagcagcagcagcggtTTCTTCCCCTGTTCCCTCAGCTCCCCCAATCAATACTACCAGCATTAATACACCAGTTTCTGATGAATCTGCAGATTTTACTGTGTGTGTAGTTTGCTGGGAAGCTCCGGTTGAAGGAGCGTGCATCCCGTGTGGGCACGTGTCTACGTGTATGTCTTGTTTGAAGAAGATTAAGGATAATAATGGGGTTTGCCCTGTTTGTAGAGGTGAGATTGATCAGGTTGTAAAACTCTATggtatttaa